One Deltaproteobacteria bacterium genomic region harbors:
- a CDS encoding outer membrane protein transport protein, translating into MSICAAALILILFGTVTPSSASGFFTGEIGARAAGKGGANFVGEDTLTAVYMNPAALYRLRGTNAMMQVDFDILHTYYRREPYLSSSYNRNPADYIPSLFVGSDFHMNRKLSIAYGAYGPYGVTVRYPDDSEARYNSLDNNAVQVNHIVAAGWQPYDWLAVGVGIGATSFKLENYYGFSVLKDRVHKYDVKAQFYVTRDFVPSWNTGVIVKPAPWFEFGGSYIPRFPNLFVEGYIKADLPEFYAAILGFGTFKDDIKVFIDYPEQWRFGARYIHDTLFDVEVGATYTPWSLMKGFDVDFKEETLIEDFFLPLLWHDTWSYRIGSSWNLDEHWSVRAGYMFEEGAAPPETLGAGSIETDRNAFGGGFSAKWFGVEVDWTYQHIFLEDAEIPAVVGSDNALDDGRGRVKGNYDRFIGAVTFNIEKMYYTYKGRGPVK; encoded by the coding sequence GTGAGCATTTGCGCGGCCGCGCTGATCCTGATCCTATTTGGAACCGTCACCCCGTCGAGCGCCAGCGGATTCTTCACCGGCGAAATCGGCGCGCGCGCGGCGGGGAAGGGCGGCGCGAACTTCGTCGGCGAAGACACGCTGACCGCGGTCTATATGAACCCGGCGGCGCTCTATCGCCTACGCGGCACGAACGCCATGATGCAGGTGGACTTCGACATCCTGCACACCTATTACCGCCGCGAGCCCTATCTCTCTTCGTCGTACAACCGGAATCCCGCCGACTACATCCCGAGCCTCTTCGTCGGGTCCGACTTCCACATGAATCGAAAGCTCTCGATCGCGTACGGCGCGTACGGACCCTACGGCGTCACCGTGCGCTACCCGGACGACAGCGAGGCACGCTACAACTCGCTCGACAACAATGCGGTCCAGGTCAACCACATCGTCGCGGCGGGGTGGCAGCCTTACGACTGGCTGGCCGTCGGCGTGGGGATCGGCGCGACCTCGTTCAAGCTCGAAAACTACTACGGCTTCTCCGTGCTCAAGGACCGCGTCCACAAGTACGACGTCAAGGCGCAGTTCTACGTGACGCGCGATTTCGTGCCGTCCTGGAACACGGGCGTGATCGTGAAACCCGCGCCGTGGTTCGAGTTCGGCGGCTCCTACATCCCGCGATTCCCCAACCTCTTCGTTGAGGGATACATCAAGGCCGACCTGCCCGAGTTCTACGCGGCCATCCTCGGCTTCGGCACGTTCAAGGACGACATCAAGGTCTTCATCGATTACCCGGAGCAGTGGCGTTTCGGCGCGCGTTACATCCACGACACGCTCTTCGACGTCGAAGTCGGCGCGACCTACACACCCTGGAGCCTGATGAAGGGATTCGACGTCGATTTCAAGGAAGAGACGCTGATCGAGGATTTCTTCCTTCCGCTGCTGTGGCACGACACGTGGAGCTACCGCATCGGATCGTCGTGGAATCTCGACGAGCATTGGAGCGTCCGCGCGGGTTACATGTTCGAGGAAGGCGCCGCGCCGCCGGAAACGCTCGGCGCGGGCAGCATCGAAACAGACCGCAATGCGTTCGGCGGCGGATTCTCGGCGAAATGGTTCGGCGTCGAAGTGGACTGGACGTACCAGCACATCTTCCTGGAAGACGCCGAGATTCCGGCTGTGGTGGGCTCCGACAACGCGCTCGACGACGGACGCGGGCGCGTCAAGGGCAATTACGACCGCTTCATCGGGGCGGTCACATTCAACATCGAAAAGATGTATTACACTTACAAGGGTCGAGGGCCGGTCAAATGA
- a CDS encoding flippase-like domain-containing protein, which produces MSHTRPTTNRARLWQGAFALIVTVGLCALLFQMASPGDFHQALLEMPWGRLALGAAALSAMFAARVWKYNLALGDDRRPWAAMYSVLAVYSFLKNMVPFRVGELSLIYLFKRRFDIPAAQSTAVLYVGLASDMVSLLFLGLASLVGLHVRSPSLLAARLSIATGAMLAAGVVLYYFAAPVLTWTMRALAPRIANRGDGTAARRALDAFERFGSALVRYTTAELTVFLVLSGVTWVIRFAIIALILPAWDIRLGFIEVCAVTAMMSLLSSIPIQGLAGFGTMEAAWTLGFVALGVPTARAVTVSFATHVAIVLMMFAHFVAGWVISLAGRGGTGDHERREKKRYAKAENRPLVESLDGV; this is translated from the coding sequence TTGAGTCACACCCGCCCAACCACGAATCGAGCGCGGCTGTGGCAAGGGGCGTTCGCGCTGATCGTCACGGTCGGGCTCTGCGCGCTGCTCTTTCAAATGGCTTCGCCGGGCGACTTCCATCAGGCGTTGCTGGAAATGCCGTGGGGACGGCTGGCGCTCGGCGCGGCCGCGCTGTCGGCGATGTTCGCGGCGCGGGTGTGGAAGTACAATCTCGCGCTCGGCGATGATCGGCGTCCGTGGGCGGCGATGTATTCCGTCCTCGCGGTGTATTCGTTCCTGAAAAACATGGTGCCGTTTCGCGTGGGCGAACTGTCGCTTATCTATCTTTTCAAGCGCCGGTTCGACATCCCCGCCGCGCAATCGACGGCGGTACTCTATGTCGGTCTCGCTTCCGACATGGTTTCGCTTCTGTTTCTCGGGCTGGCCAGTCTCGTCGGTCTCCATGTGCGTTCACCTTCGCTGCTGGCGGCGCGCCTCTCGATCGCCACGGGCGCTATGCTCGCAGCGGGCGTCGTCCTCTACTACTTCGCTGCCCCGGTTCTGACGTGGACGATGCGTGCACTTGCACCACGCATCGCGAATCGCGGCGACGGCACCGCCGCCCGTCGGGCGCTCGATGCGTTCGAACGCTTCGGGAGCGCACTGGTTCGCTACACGACCGCCGAGCTCACGGTTTTTCTCGTGCTGTCGGGGGTGACGTGGGTCATCCGGTTCGCGATCATCGCCCTCATTCTGCCGGCATGGGACATTCGCCTGGGGTTCATCGAGGTCTGCGCGGTGACGGCGATGATGTCGCTCCTGTCGTCGATTCCGATTCAGGGACTTGCGGGATTCGGCACCATGGAGGCCGCGTGGACGCTTGGTTTCGTCGCGCTCGGTGTGCCGACCGCGCGGGCCGTGACCGTTTCATTTGCCACGCACGTCGCGATTGTCCTGATGATGTTCGCGCACTTCGTCGCCGGTTGGGTCATCTCGCTGGCGGGTCGCGGCGGGACCGGCGATCATGAGCGGCGGGAGAAGAAGCGGTACGCAAAGGCCGAGAACCGACCTCTGGTCGAATCGTTGGATGGGGTGTGA
- a CDS encoding phosphoribosylformylglycinamidine synthase subunit PurQ, whose amino-acid sequence MTKVRSLVVTGNGVNCEMEMAHANRLAGADEVVVTTIYALLAGELRLDGFQLLNLPGGFMDGDDLGSAKAGAVRWRYARVAGTDEFLSDQLRTFIDAGKCVIGVCNGFQLLIKLGLVPALGGDYFVQTSTLTNNESGRFEDRWVRLVADSDSPCVFTRGIASLEVPVRHGEGRFVAASAEVESQIRSRRLAPLRYADADGRATQSYPANPNGSPDAIAALCDETGRVFGMMPHPEAFLHRTNHPRWTREPMPEEGQGVAIFRNAVEYLRGA is encoded by the coding sequence ATGACGAAAGTCCGCTCACTCGTCGTCACCGGAAACGGCGTGAATTGCGAAATGGAAATGGCGCACGCGAATCGCCTCGCCGGGGCGGACGAGGTCGTCGTCACGACGATTTACGCGCTGCTCGCGGGGGAGCTCCGCCTCGACGGATTTCAACTCCTCAACCTGCCCGGCGGGTTTATGGACGGCGACGATCTGGGCAGCGCGAAGGCCGGCGCGGTGCGTTGGCGTTACGCCCGCGTCGCCGGGACGGATGAGTTTCTCTCCGATCAACTGCGCACGTTCATCGACGCGGGCAAGTGCGTGATCGGCGTGTGCAACGGGTTTCAGCTTCTCATCAAGCTCGGCCTCGTCCCCGCGCTCGGCGGCGATTATTTCGTACAGACCTCGACGCTGACGAACAACGAAAGCGGCCGATTCGAGGATCGCTGGGTTCGGCTCGTCGCGGATTCCGATTCGCCGTGCGTGTTCACGCGAGGCATCGCCTCGCTCGAAGTGCCGGTGCGTCACGGCGAGGGCCGGTTCGTCGCGGCGAGCGCGGAGGTGGAGTCCCAGATCCGGTCGCGGCGGCTCGCGCCGCTACGTTATGCCGATGCGGACGGCCGCGCGACGCAGTCCTATCCCGCGAATCCGAACGGCAGCCCCGACGCCATCGCCGCGTTGTGCGACGAAACCGGCCGCGTCTTCGGCATGATGCCGCATCCCGAGGCATTCCTGCACCGCACCAACCACCCGCGTTGGACACGCGAGCCGATGCCCGAGGAAGGGCAGGGCGTCGCGATCTTCCGTAACGCGGTCGAATACCTGCGCGGTGCGTGA
- a CDS encoding phosphoribosylformylglycinamidine synthase, whose product MAHRIEIIPLDPDRDPVGAKTARRIREDLGLDVRAATTVFVFTIDADLDASELAMLAADTYCDPIVQAGFVNSPAASRWEFDWLIEVGFRPGVTDNIGRTAREAAQVRLGKPFAKGEGVYTSTQFLLRGSLTPADAERIAGDVLANNLIQRAVVVPRAKFDLARGRAPFVPKVADHVVPPVETIDLEISDDDLVRMSRERTLALGLDEMRVIRDHYRDASVRDARRAMGLPPDRPTDVELELLAQTWSEHCKHKIFAADIDYRDESGSRRISSLFKTFIQASTARIRAEKGDRDICRSVFTDNAGVIGFTDDWSLVIKVETHNSPSALDPYGGALTGIVGVNRDPFGTGMGAKLSFNTDVFCFATPFWDGPLPPRLLHPKRVLEGVREGVEHGGNKSGIPTINGSIVFDDRFVGKPLVFCGTGGVLPAMLHGKPAHEKSIEPGDLAVMVGGRIGADGIHGATFSSEELHEGSPATAVQIGDPITQKRMTDFLLVARDRGYYRFITDNGAGGLASSLGEMARTCGGCEIDLEKAPLKYAGLAPWMILLSESQERMSLAIPPSDWPAFRALAETMEVEATVVGRFTDTGRFDVRYEDATVASLAMEFLHDGVPRMQLDAVWTSPRHEEPAPLDDLNVAETLKALLARLNICSKEYVVRQYDHEVQAGSVVKPLVGARHDGPSDAAVWRPLLDRHEAVAVSHGICPRYSDIDTWHMAQNAIDEAVRNAVAVGGDPDEMAGLDNFCWCDPVKSAVTPDGEYKLAQLVRANEALYEATVTYGLPCVSGKDSMKNDYKDGDRKISIPPTLLFTVLAKVHDARQAVTMDAKAAGDLVYVLGTTRDETGASEYLAQRGFVGNRAPRVCLAENIALYRSLHAAIRAGLVRSAHDCSDGGLAVTLAEVALAGDLGLELNLDAIPIEAAMPLDAQLFSESAGRFVVTIRPEDSGKFENALVGHVYAHVGEVTAARRLRMVWNGRALCDAATDDLRTAWQATLRF is encoded by the coding sequence ATGGCTCATCGCATCGAAATCATTCCCCTCGATCCCGATCGCGATCCCGTCGGCGCCAAGACCGCGAGGCGCATCCGCGAAGACCTGGGGCTCGACGTTCGCGCGGCGACCACTGTTTTCGTCTTCACGATCGACGCCGATCTCGACGCGTCCGAACTTGCCATGCTCGCCGCCGACACCTATTGCGATCCCATCGTCCAGGCGGGTTTCGTCAATTCGCCGGCCGCGTCACGCTGGGAATTCGACTGGCTGATCGAGGTCGGGTTTCGCCCCGGCGTGACCGACAACATTGGTCGCACTGCTCGCGAGGCAGCGCAGGTGCGCCTCGGTAAGCCCTTCGCCAAGGGGGAGGGAGTCTATACGTCGACGCAGTTTCTGCTGCGAGGATCGCTGACTCCCGCGGACGCGGAACGCATCGCGGGTGATGTGCTGGCCAACAACCTGATCCAACGCGCCGTCGTCGTTCCGCGCGCGAAGTTCGACCTCGCGCGCGGTCGCGCGCCATTCGTGCCGAAGGTGGCCGACCACGTAGTTCCTCCGGTCGAGACGATCGATCTGGAGATCTCCGACGACGATCTCGTGCGCATGAGCCGCGAACGGACCCTCGCGCTCGGCCTCGACGAGATGCGTGTGATTCGCGACCACTATCGCGACGCGTCCGTACGCGACGCGCGGCGGGCGATGGGTCTTCCGCCCGACCGGCCGACCGACGTCGAACTGGAATTGCTCGCGCAGACGTGGTCCGAGCACTGCAAACACAAGATCTTCGCGGCGGATATCGACTACCGTGACGAGAGCGGCTCGCGTCGGATTTCCAGCCTGTTCAAGACGTTCATCCAGGCGTCGACCGCGCGCATCCGGGCCGAAAAGGGTGATCGCGACATCTGCCGCTCGGTCTTCACCGACAACGCGGGCGTCATTGGTTTCACCGACGACTGGTCGCTCGTCATCAAAGTCGAGACGCACAACTCTCCCTCGGCGCTCGATCCTTACGGCGGGGCGCTGACCGGAATTGTGGGCGTCAACCGCGATCCCTTCGGCACCGGCATGGGCGCGAAGCTTTCGTTCAACACGGACGTCTTTTGCTTCGCCACGCCGTTCTGGGATGGCCCCCTGCCGCCGCGCCTGTTGCATCCCAAACGCGTGCTCGAGGGCGTGCGCGAGGGTGTCGAGCACGGCGGAAACAAAAGCGGCATCCCGACGATCAACGGCTCCATCGTGTTCGACGACCGGTTCGTCGGGAAACCGCTCGTCTTTTGCGGGACGGGCGGCGTCCTTCCCGCGATGCTGCATGGCAAGCCCGCGCACGAGAAGTCGATCGAGCCGGGCGACCTGGCCGTGATGGTCGGTGGGCGCATCGGCGCGGACGGCATCCACGGGGCGACGTTTTCGAGCGAGGAGTTGCACGAGGGCAGCCCGGCGACGGCGGTGCAGATCGGCGACCCGATCACGCAAAAGCGCATGACGGATTTTCTACTGGTAGCCCGCGACCGGGGCTACTACCGATTCATCACGGACAACGGCGCGGGCGGCCTCGCCAGCAGCCTTGGCGAAATGGCGCGCACGTGCGGCGGTTGCGAGATCGATCTTGAAAAGGCTCCTTTGAAATACGCCGGTCTCGCGCCGTGGATGATTCTGCTGTCCGAATCGCAGGAGCGCATGTCGCTCGCTATCCCGCCCTCGGATTGGCCGGCGTTCCGAGCGCTCGCAGAGACGATGGAAGTGGAAGCGACCGTCGTGGGACGGTTCACGGATACGGGTCGGTTCGACGTGCGTTACGAGGACGCGACCGTCGCGTCGCTCGCCATGGAATTCCTGCATGACGGCGTTCCGCGCATGCAGCTCGACGCCGTCTGGACGTCGCCGCGCCATGAGGAGCCCGCGCCGCTGGATGACCTGAATGTCGCCGAGACACTCAAGGCACTGCTCGCGCGGCTCAATATCTGCTCCAAGGAATACGTCGTTCGCCAATACGACCACGAGGTGCAGGCGGGCTCCGTGGTCAAACCGCTCGTCGGCGCGCGCCACGACGGGCCGTCCGACGCCGCCGTCTGGCGTCCGCTGCTCGATCGCCACGAGGCTGTCGCCGTTTCGCACGGCATCTGTCCGCGTTACTCGGACATCGACACCTGGCACATGGCGCAAAACGCGATCGACGAGGCGGTGCGCAACGCCGTCGCGGTCGGCGGCGATCCCGACGAAATGGCCGGCCTCGACAACTTCTGCTGGTGCGATCCGGTGAAGAGCGCCGTGACGCCCGATGGCGAATACAAGCTCGCTCAGCTCGTCCGCGCGAACGAAGCCCTGTACGAGGCGACCGTGACGTATGGCCTGCCGTGCGTCAGCGGCAAAGACTCGATGAAAAACGATTACAAGGACGGGGACCGGAAGATCTCGATCCCGCCGACGCTGCTGTTCACGGTGCTCGCGAAGGTGCACGACGCGCGTCAGGCCGTGACCATGGACGCCAAGGCCGCGGGCGATCTCGTCTACGTGCTTGGAACGACGCGCGACGAAACGGGCGCGTCGGAATATCTCGCGCAGCGGGGCTTTGTCGGCAACCGCGCACCGCGCGTGTGTCTCGCGGAGAACATCGCTCTTTATCGTTCGCTGCACGCGGCGATTCGAGCCGGGCTCGTGCGCAGCGCGCACGACTGTTCCGACGGCGGGCTCGCGGTGACGCTGGCCGAGGTCGCGCTTGCCGGCGACCTGGGGCTCGAACTGAATCTCGACGCGATTCCGATCGAGGCGGCGATGCCGCTCGACGCGCAGTTGTTTTCGGAAAGCGCGGGTCGATTTGTCGTCACGATACGTCCCGAGGACTCCGGGAAATTCGAGAACGCGCTCGTGGGGCATGTGTATGCGCATGTGGGCGAGGTGACCGCAGCCAGGCGGCTTCGCATGGTATGGAATGGACGCGCGCTTTGCGATGCGGCCACGGACGACCTGCGTACGGCGTGGCAAGCCACGCTTCGGTTCTAG
- the murJ gene encoding murein biosynthesis integral membrane protein MurJ → MSEKRTVLRATAVVAGATMVSRVLGFVREAIIAAYFGTGIYADAFFAAFRIPNVLRRLFGEGSLTISFIPIYAKVREEQGPERARRLFDEACTLLTIILIGLVTLGILFAPAIVSFIAPGFGEIPAKDAITIHLTRVMLPYALLICLVALFMGVLNAHKHFFSPAFAPVFLNLGMIGCTIALAAYFEWPVTSVAVGVIVGGVAQLVLQLPSLRRISHIPRVNFHFRDPELARIGLMMLPGMIGLSVSTLDVFVNQIFASLLDPGAVSYLYYADRLMELPQGVFAISVGTALLPSLAALAARNERAQLVDTTNYAMRMIIFVNLPASVGLYVLAEPICNVLYQRGHYDLNSMLQTAHALRFYAFGLLGFGMLRVLVPTFYALKDSLTPALVATGALTVNLVAGLTMMGPTNSDAVGWISWYTHHVNPTGPLRHGGLALAGTLAACFNAIVLTVILRRRLGLIGGRKLAKALFTAGLGSAVMGFCVSRIAGLFDFTTSGFTAAKGVGLALAIGGGMAAYAVTVAAIDRKQAAEVWARIRRRRKSAIDAKSRDLPPVSTSGD, encoded by the coding sequence ATGAGCGAGAAGCGAACCGTTCTGCGGGCCACCGCGGTGGTCGCGGGCGCGACGATGGTCAGCCGCGTGCTCGGTTTCGTGCGCGAGGCGATCATTGCCGCCTATTTCGGCACGGGTATTTACGCCGACGCCTTCTTCGCCGCGTTCCGCATCCCCAACGTCCTACGCCGCCTGTTCGGCGAGGGCTCGCTCACCATCAGCTTCATCCCCATCTACGCCAAGGTCCGCGAGGAGCAGGGGCCCGAGCGCGCCCGGCGGCTCTTCGACGAGGCGTGCACCCTCCTGACCATCATCCTGATCGGCCTCGTCACGCTCGGCATCCTCTTCGCACCCGCCATCGTCTCGTTCATCGCGCCGGGTTTCGGCGAGATCCCGGCCAAGGACGCGATCACGATCCACCTGACGCGGGTGATGCTGCCCTACGCGCTCTTGATTTGCCTCGTTGCGCTCTTCATGGGCGTGCTCAACGCGCACAAACACTTTTTCTCGCCCGCGTTCGCGCCGGTGTTCCTGAATCTGGGCATGATCGGGTGCACCATCGCACTCGCCGCGTACTTCGAGTGGCCGGTCACGTCGGTCGCCGTCGGCGTCATCGTCGGTGGCGTGGCGCAACTCGTCCTGCAACTGCCATCGCTGCGGCGGATTTCGCACATCCCGCGCGTGAATTTTCACTTTCGCGACCCCGAACTCGCGCGCATCGGCCTGATGATGCTGCCGGGCATGATCGGCCTGTCCGTTTCGACGCTCGACGTCTTCGTCAATCAGATTTTCGCATCGTTGCTCGACCCCGGCGCGGTCAGCTACCTCTATTACGCCGACCGCCTCATGGAACTCCCGCAAGGGGTCTTCGCCATCTCCGTGGGCACGGCGCTCCTACCGAGTCTCGCGGCGCTCGCGGCGCGCAACGAACGCGCGCAGCTCGTGGACACCACCAACTACGCGATGCGCATGATCATTTTCGTCAACCTCCCGGCGTCGGTCGGGCTCTACGTGCTCGCCGAACCGATCTGCAACGTGCTTTATCAGCGCGGGCACTACGACCTGAATTCCATGCTCCAGACCGCCCACGCACTTCGTTTCTACGCATTCGGGCTGCTGGGATTCGGCATGCTCCGCGTTCTGGTGCCCACGTTCTACGCCCTCAAGGATTCGCTCACACCCGCGCTCGTCGCCACCGGCGCGCTCACCGTCAACCTCGTCGCCGGGCTGACCATGATGGGACCCACGAATTCCGATGCCGTGGGTTGGATTTCCTGGTACACGCACCACGTCAATCCCACGGGGCCGCTGCGTCACGGGGGGCTCGCGCTCGCGGGCACCCTCGCCGCGTGTTTCAACGCCATCGTGCTGACGGTCATCCTGCGCCGGCGACTCGGCCTCATCGGCGGGCGAAAGCTCGCCAAAGCCCTGTTCACGGCGGGCCTCGGTTCGGCGGTGATGGGATTTTGCGTCAGCCGGATCGCCGGGCTGTTCGACTTCACGACGTCCGGTTTCACGGCGGCCAAGGGCGTCGGCCTCGCTCTGGCGATTGGCGGCGGCATGGCGGCTTACGCCGTGACCGTGGCCGCGATCGACCGGAAGCAGGCCGCCGAAGTCTGGGCGCGCATCCGACGGCGCCGGAAATCCGCGATTGACGCGAAATCCCGCGATTTGCCGCCCGTTTCCACGTCTGGCGACTGA
- the rpsT gene encoding 30S ribosomal protein S20 gives MANHDSAVKRNRQNKKRNERNRFVRATVRSAAKKVMVATDAGEKEGITDLLKDAASKLSKAASKGVVKKQTASRKISRLARRVHSLASA, from the coding sequence GTGGCGAATCACGATTCGGCCGTCAAACGGAACCGTCAGAACAAAAAACGCAATGAGCGCAACCGCTTCGTGCGCGCCACGGTGCGCAGCGCGGCCAAGAAAGTCATGGTCGCGACCGATGCCGGCGAAAAAGAGGGAATTACGGACCTGCTCAAGGACGCCGCGTCGAAGCTCTCCAAGGCGGCCAGCAAGGGCGTTGTGAAGAAGCAGACGGCCTCGCGCAAGATCAGCCGTCTCGCCCGCCGCGTTCACTCCCTCGCCTCCGCGTGA
- the holA gene encoding DNA polymerase III subunit delta codes for MTLEELEKQVAKSVAPIYVVIGPSAYIRVRANHLIVTAALGGGNADFNMDRLQGGQDSLANLSRIARTYPMMAARRVVLIRGAHNLKPEDLQLLGTLAQERLDTCTIVVEGEKLDKRSALAKVAKTDGTLVEFEKLKANQVAGWASRMARERGKKLAEDAAAFLAAQLGDDLHRIESEVEKSALFAEDKATIELTDVQAVMVALKTESVFDMTDAIGEKNRAKAFFFLDGMLETGQHPIRVHSAIAGHVRKLLLVKELHEKKMSADDIAREIGAHPYVVQKMQAQARHYRRDDLLRALVNLSKTDFELKNSRANDRIILERMILDLCGNHAEARE; via the coding sequence ATGACGCTCGAGGAACTGGAAAAACAGGTCGCGAAGTCGGTCGCGCCGATCTACGTGGTGATCGGTCCGTCGGCCTACATCCGCGTGCGCGCCAATCACCTCATCGTCACGGCGGCGCTGGGCGGCGGGAACGCCGACTTCAACATGGACCGCCTGCAGGGCGGGCAGGACTCTCTGGCGAACCTTTCTCGCATCGCGCGCACGTACCCGATGATGGCCGCGCGGCGCGTGGTACTTATCCGCGGCGCCCACAACCTGAAACCCGAGGATCTGCAACTGCTGGGCACGCTCGCGCAGGAACGACTCGACACCTGCACGATCGTCGTCGAGGGCGAAAAACTCGACAAACGCTCGGCGCTCGCCAAGGTGGCCAAGACCGACGGGACGCTGGTGGAATTCGAGAAATTGAAGGCGAATCAGGTTGCCGGGTGGGCGTCGCGCATGGCGCGCGAGCGGGGCAAGAAGCTGGCGGAAGACGCGGCGGCGTTTTTGGCCGCGCAACTCGGCGACGATCTTCACCGGATCGAGTCGGAAGTGGAAAAGAGCGCGCTGTTTGCCGAGGACAAGGCAACGATCGAACTGACGGACGTTCAGGCCGTCATGGTGGCGCTCAAGACCGAGAGCGTTTTCGACATGACCGATGCGATCGGCGAGAAGAACCGGGCCAAGGCGTTCTTTTTTCTCGATGGAATGCTCGAAACCGGCCAACACCCGATCCGGGTGCATTCGGCGATCGCGGGTCATGTGCGCAAGTTGCTGCTGGTGAAGGAACTGCACGAAAAGAAGATGAGCGCGGACGACATCGCGCGCGAAATCGGCGCACACCCGTACGTCGTACAGAAGATGCAGGCGCAGGCGCGCCACTACCGGCGCGACGACCTTCTGCGCGCCCTTGTCAATCTCTCGAAGACGGATTTTGAGCTGAAGAACAGCCGCGCGAACGACCGGATCATCCTCGAACGGATGATCCTGGACCTATGCGGAAATCACGCGGAGGCGAGGGAGTGA
- a CDS encoding rubredoxin: MKFKCLKCSYIYDPALGCPQMNVPPGTDFRDLPEGFRCPICGVDLTQFERLDKWKRRHGIPT, encoded by the coding sequence GTGAAGTTCAAGTGCCTGAAATGCAGCTACATCTACGACCCGGCGCTGGGTTGTCCCCAGATGAACGTCCCGCCGGGGACGGATTTTCGCGACCTGCCCGAGGGATTTCGATGCCCGATCTGCGGTGTCGATCTCACGCAGTTCGAGCGGCTCGACAAGTGGAAACGGCGTCACGGAATTCCGACGTGA
- a CDS encoding DHH family phosphoesterase: protein MIQAKGKLADLLAALEGAGRVLILTHNHPDPDAIASAFALRHILAHTHSAKVKIGYGGNLGRAENRAMVRLLRIPIHEMSTGQAARFKFIALVDGHPKAKNVLIKKGLRYSVVIDHHISRRECPASFADLRVSYGATCSILAEYIRDNDIPLDARVATALYYGIKSDIADLGRDASDADFRMLQDLYSKISLRWLTRIERARVPRRYYRHYAVALANARIVEDVIVSDMGRITNPETVAELADFFLKTEGVSWTLCLGVIDHRLQFSLRTVRKGRSAGAIAAQLVGRRGSAGGHDRSAGGTLPLEDANAEKIGEERHRLVTEFCRIVGRDFADAHRLVPEPALADIGPVGHEPEEPRARNGDRS from the coding sequence ATGATTCAAGCCAAGGGAAAACTCGCGGATCTGCTGGCCGCCCTGGAAGGCGCGGGGCGCGTGCTCATTCTCACGCACAACCATCCCGATCCCGACGCCATCGCCTCGGCATTCGCGCTGCGTCATATCCTCGCGCACACGCACTCCGCCAAGGTGAAGATCGGCTACGGCGGCAACCTGGGCCGCGCGGAAAACCGCGCCATGGTGCGTCTGCTGCGTATCCCCATCCATGAGATGAGCACCGGGCAAGCGGCGCGGTTCAAGTTCATCGCGCTCGTCGATGGGCACCCGAAGGCTAAGAACGTGCTCATCAAGAAGGGACTGCGTTATTCGGTGGTGATCGATCACCACATCTCGCGTCGCGAGTGCCCGGCCTCGTTCGCGGACCTGCGCGTATCCTACGGCGCGACCTGTTCGATCCTCGCCGAATACATCCGCGACAACGACATCCCCCTGGACGCGCGCGTGGCGACCGCGCTGTATTACGGGATCAAGTCCGACATCGCGGACCTGGGGCGCGATGCCTCGGATGCCGACTTCCGTATGCTTCAGGATCTCTACTCGAAGATCAGTTTGCGCTGGTTGACGCGCATCGAGCGCGCCCGGGTGCCCCGGCGGTACTATCGGCACTACGCCGTCGCGCTCGCCAATGCGAGGATCGTCGAGGACGTGATCGTCAGCGACATGGGTCGCATCACGAACCCGGAAACCGTCGCCGAACTCGCGGATTTTTTCCTCAAGACCGAAGGCGTGAGCTGGACGCTGTGTCTCGGCGTCATCGACCACCGGCTTCAGTTTTCGCTGCGGACAGTCCGCAAGGGCCGAAGCGCGGGGGCGATTGCCGCGCAGCTCGTCGGTCGGCGCGGGTCTGCGGGAGGTCACGACCGGTCGGCGGGTGGGACGCTGCCGCTCGAAGACGCGAATGCCGAAAAAATCGGTGAGGAGCGCCATCGGCTGGTCACGGAATTTTGTCGTATCGTGGGCCGGGATTTCGCCGACGCTCATCGTCTGGTGCCCGAACCCGCGCTCGCGGATATCGGTCCCGTCGGACACGAACCCGAGGAACCCCGCGCGCGCAACGGAGACCGCTCGTGA